In the genome of Pseudomonadota bacterium, one region contains:
- a CDS encoding DEAD/DEAH box helicase, with the protein MRNSRPRHPVIKESLLNTPSFSELGLADPIQRALTANNHVTPTPIQAGAIPEFLAGRDMLGIAQTGTGKTAAFLLPILHKLYRKRAKTTPRRPRALILAPTRELAIQIGDACRAYGKNLPLRHTVIFGGVGQRPQTAALSRGVDIVIATPGRLLDLMNQGEVSLEAVRSFVLDEADRMLDMGFVRDVRKIVQALPDERQSLLFSATMPGEIARLSGDLLNDPARVEVAPQATPVERIDQSLYHVPAAGKGALLADILDNPDLERVIVFARTKHRADRVARQLGKRGHSAEAIHGNKSQNARQRALKRFRSGDARVLVATDIAARGIDVDGITHVINFELPNEPESYVHRIGRTARAGATGAALSFCDPSERAYLRDIERLIKKRLTVIGEEPVAEDEETRPAKAEKVRGGGRPKRRPRRRGQRQWKNGDERAAVGG; encoded by the coding sequence GTGCGCAACAGCCGCCCGCGCCACCCGGTCATTAAGGAATCTCTTTTGAACACCCCAAGTTTCTCGGAGCTCGGCCTGGCCGATCCGATCCAACGTGCTTTGACCGCCAACAACCACGTGACGCCGACGCCGATCCAGGCCGGCGCCATCCCCGAATTTCTCGCCGGCCGCGACATGCTGGGCATCGCCCAGACCGGCACCGGCAAGACCGCGGCCTTTTTGCTGCCGATCCTCCATAAGCTCTACCGTAAGCGCGCGAAGACGACGCCGCGCCGTCCGCGGGCGCTGATCCTGGCGCCGACCCGCGAGCTCGCGATCCAGATCGGCGACGCCTGCCGCGCCTATGGCAAGAACCTCCCCCTGCGCCACACCGTCATCTTCGGCGGCGTCGGCCAGCGGCCCCAGACGGCGGCGCTCTCACGCGGCGTCGATATCGTCATCGCCACGCCGGGCCGCCTGCTCGACCTGATGAACCAGGGCGAGGTGAGCCTGGAGGCCGTGCGCTCCTTCGTCCTCGACGAGGCCGACCGCATGCTCGACATGGGCTTCGTGCGCGATGTCCGCAAAATCGTCCAGGCGCTGCCCGATGAACGCCAGTCGCTGCTCTTCTCGGCCACCATGCCGGGCGAGATCGCGCGCCTGTCCGGCGACCTCCTGAACGACCCCGCGCGGGTCGAGGTGGCGCCCCAGGCGACCCCGGTCGAGCGCATCGACCAGAGCCTCTATCACGTGCCCGCCGCCGGCAAGGGCGCGCTGCTCGCCGATATCCTGGACAACCCGGACCTCGAACGCGTCATCGTCTTCGCGCGCACCAAACACCGCGCCGACCGCGTCGCGCGCCAGTTGGGCAAGCGCGGGCACAGCGCCGAGGCGATCCACGGCAACAAGTCCCAGAACGCGCGCCAGCGCGCGCTCAAGCGTTTCCGCAGCGGCGACGCCCGCGTGCTCGTCGCGACCGACATCGCCGCGCGCGGCATCGACGTCGACGGCATCACCCACGTCATCAACTTCGAACTGCCCAACGAGCCCGAAAGCTACGTCCACCGCATCGGCCGCACCGCCCGCGCCGGCGCCACCGGCGCCGCCCTCTCGTTCTGCGACCCGTCGGAGCGCGCGTATCTCCGCGACATCGAACGGCTGATCAAGAAGCGCCTGACGGTGATCGGTGAGGAGCCGGTTGCGGAGGATGAAGAGACGCGTCCGGCGAAGGCGGAGAAGGTGCGAGGCGGCGGCCGCCCCAAGCGGCGGCCGCGACGGCGCGGGCAGCGGCAGTGGAAGAACGGTGATGAGCGAGCGGCGGTGGGCGGTTAA
- a CDS encoding tetratricopeptide repeat protein encodes MAPLEEIGRIHQLARTGKMSEAFLAACALAGQHTDTVDATRLAMDLGLRVHGPQGPDGIAQTMAKDHAGSPAAGYAACYAHVCAGRLDAARTETEARLAEQPDAVDLGLLLAEIHHRQSGAVEAIACLQDLLSRRPDTPRYHATMATLHAQDGQLEAAVDHAAKARALGLASVANDQLLGQVLCRLERYDEASEVLEHSNRAAPENFATLAYLSVVRHAHGNGMGALEAVGQAIEQRPFSVRGPDAGTTASLTVVVVENCDPSFFRRPNILNYNDRNFAGYLTASDMRMVHTPLTPVAPHYLDRAGIRPDVVLNNAVMPEALADKQREFYGAFKSHYQDAGVPVVNGLDAVDASGREQNSHRFEAETGFIMPRLHKIAPAMAPADGIIADIESKFTWPVLVHHPKTSLAQGTRKFDGPDALREAIIDMTMPEYLVTQFHECRDDEGVSRQYRIVVIDGEPFVERANSQEGFITDDTLRQTPAWQERGFDKVEQAFLADPDGALGFDWKSVFAPIIEKTPLDIYGFDFSVTRDGVPVVFEINAAMNLFNLNDAQALPYLADLYQKLNDRTVAYLKTKAGKPA; translated from the coding sequence GTGGCGCCACTTGAGGAAATCGGCCGGATTCACCAGCTTGCGCGGACGGGCAAGATGTCGGAGGCGTTTCTCGCGGCTTGCGCCCTTGCCGGCCAGCATACGGATACGGTCGATGCGACGCGCCTTGCGATGGATCTGGGCCTGCGCGTGCACGGGCCTCAGGGCCCGGACGGCATCGCCCAAACCATGGCGAAGGATCACGCCGGCAGCCCGGCGGCCGGTTATGCGGCCTGTTATGCGCACGTGTGCGCCGGCCGGCTGGATGCCGCGCGTACCGAGACCGAGGCGCGGCTGGCCGAACAACCGGACGCGGTGGATCTGGGCCTGTTGCTGGCGGAGATCCATCACCGGCAGTCAGGCGCGGTCGAGGCCATCGCCTGCCTTCAGGACCTCTTGAGCCGCCGGCCGGATACACCCCGCTATCACGCGACCATGGCCACGCTCCATGCGCAAGACGGCCAGCTTGAGGCTGCCGTCGACCACGCCGCGAAGGCGCGCGCGCTGGGTCTGGCCTCGGTCGCCAACGACCAGCTTCTGGGCCAGGTCCTGTGCCGCCTGGAGCGTTACGACGAGGCCTCGGAGGTGTTGGAGCACAGCAACCGGGCCGCGCCGGAGAATTTCGCGACGCTGGCCTATCTCTCGGTCGTGCGTCATGCCCATGGCAATGGCATGGGCGCCCTGGAAGCCGTCGGCCAGGCGATCGAGCAGAGGCCGTTCAGCGTGCGCGGACCCGATGCCGGGACGACCGCGTCTTTGACCGTGGTGGTCGTTGAGAACTGCGATCCGTCGTTCTTCAGACGCCCCAATATCCTGAACTACAACGACCGCAACTTCGCCGGTTACCTGACCGCGTCCGACATGCGCATGGTGCACACGCCGTTGACGCCGGTCGCGCCGCACTACCTGGATCGCGCCGGCATTCGCCCGGATGTCGTGCTGAACAACGCCGTCATGCCAGAGGCCCTGGCCGACAAGCAGCGTGAGTTCTACGGCGCCTTCAAGTCTCACTATCAGGACGCCGGCGTGCCGGTGGTCAACGGTCTGGACGCCGTCGATGCCAGCGGCCGCGAGCAGAACAGCCACCGGTTCGAGGCCGAGACCGGCTTCATCATGCCGAGGCTGCACAAAATCGCGCCCGCCATGGCGCCGGCCGACGGCATCATCGCCGACATCGAATCCAAGTTCACGTGGCCGGTCCTGGTCCACCATCCGAAGACCAGCCTGGCCCAGGGCACACGCAAGTTCGACGGACCGGATGCGTTGCGCGAAGCGATCATCGACATGACCATGCCCGAATACCTGGTCACCCAGTTTCACGAGTGCCGCGACGACGAAGGCGTCAGCCGCCAGTACCGGATCGTGGTGATCGACGGCGAACCGTTTGTCGAACGGGCGAATTCGCAGGAAGGGTTCATCACCGACGATACCCTGCGCCAAACGCCGGCGTGGCAGGAGCGCGGGTTCGACAAGGTCGAACAGGCTTTCCTTGCCGATCCCGATGGTGCTCTTGGCTTCGACTGGAAAAGCGTTTTCGCGCCGATCATCGAGAAGACGCCCTTGGATATCTATGGCTTCGACTTCAGTGTGACGCGGGACGGTGTGCCCGTCGTCTTCGAGATCAACGCCGCGATGAACTTGTTCAACCTGAACGACGCGCAGGCCTTGCCCTATCTCGCCGATCTCTATCAGAAGCTCAACGATCGGACCGTCGCGTACCTGAAGACAAAGGCGGGAAAGCCCGCTTAA